The Mangifera indica cultivar Alphonso chromosome 8, CATAS_Mindica_2.1, whole genome shotgun sequence genome has a window encoding:
- the LOC123224046 gene encoding ubiquitin-like-conjugating enzyme ATG10 isoform X5, with protein MDISSWDGALSPSDFYVAAHNFIEKWRRFNPTYPPWSWVSCKKQSWIAPHEIEKYLSLENICLLSLSEEDHGDESQVGEDHNSCSQGEEPVDSATLVESCDHETHYYDFHIVYSASYRVPVLYFRSYFGDGQPLVLDEIEKDLPACSAKVLLESKWTFITQEEHPYLNRPWYKLHPCGTGEWMKLLFLGTAAPDKQGVAVDQYLVSWFSVVGQAQEENRGS; from the exons ATGGATATATCATCTTGGGATGGAGCCCTTTCGCCAAGTGATTTTTATGTTGCTGCTCacaatttcattgagaaatggAGAAGATTCAACCCGACTTATCCTCCATGGTCATGGGTTTCTTGCAAAAAACAATCTTGGATTGCTCCTCATGAG ATTGAGAAATATTTGTCCCTGGAGAATATTTGCCTTCTAAGTTTAAGTGAG GAAGATCATGGTGATGAAAGTCAAGTAGGGGAAGACCATAACAGTTGTTCTCAGGGAGAGGAGCCTGTTGATTCAGCCACGTTG GTTGAGAGTTGTGATCACGAAACTCATTACTACGACTTTCATATAGTTTACAGTGCTTCATATAGGGTTCCGGTGCTCTATTTTCGTTCTTATTTTGGTG ATGGACAACCTTTAGTATTggatgaaattgaaaaagatcTTCCTGCCTGTTCAGCAAAGGTTTTGTTGGAATCAAAATGGACATTCATAACTCAGGAG GAGCATCCATACTTGAACAGGCCGTGGTACAAATTGCATCCATGTGGAACTGGCGAATGGATGAAGTTGCTTTTCCTTGGTACTGCTGCCCCAGATAAGCAGGGAGTGGCAGTCGATCAATATCTGGTCTCTTGGTTCTCAGTTGTTGGGCAG GCCCAAGAAGAAAATAGAGGAAGCTGA
- the LOC123224046 gene encoding ubiquitin-like-conjugating enzyme ATG10 isoform X6, whose protein sequence is MDISSWDGALSPSDFYVAAHNFIEKWRRFNPTYPPWSWVSCKKQSWIAPHEIEKYLSLENICLLSLSEEDHGDESQVGEDHNSCSQGEEPVDSATLVESCDHETHYYDFHIVYSASYRVPVLYFRSYFGDGQPLVLDEIEKDLPACSAKVLLESKWTFITQEEHPYLNRPWYKLHPCGTGEWMKLLFLGTAAPDKQGVAVDQYLVSWFSVVGQA, encoded by the exons ATGGATATATCATCTTGGGATGGAGCCCTTTCGCCAAGTGATTTTTATGTTGCTGCTCacaatttcattgagaaatggAGAAGATTCAACCCGACTTATCCTCCATGGTCATGGGTTTCTTGCAAAAAACAATCTTGGATTGCTCCTCATGAG ATTGAGAAATATTTGTCCCTGGAGAATATTTGCCTTCTAAGTTTAAGTGAG GAAGATCATGGTGATGAAAGTCAAGTAGGGGAAGACCATAACAGTTGTTCTCAGGGAGAGGAGCCTGTTGATTCAGCCACGTTG GTTGAGAGTTGTGATCACGAAACTCATTACTACGACTTTCATATAGTTTACAGTGCTTCATATAGGGTTCCGGTGCTCTATTTTCGTTCTTATTTTGGTG ATGGACAACCTTTAGTATTggatgaaattgaaaaagatcTTCCTGCCTGTTCAGCAAAGGTTTTGTTGGAATCAAAATGGACATTCATAACTCAGGAG GAGCATCCATACTTGAACAGGCCGTGGTACAAATTGCATCCATGTGGAACTGGCGAATGGATGAAGTTGCTTTTCCTTGGTACTGCTGCCCCAGATAAGCAGGGAGTGGCAGTCGATCAATATCTGGTCTCTTGGTTCTCAGTTGTTGGGCAG GCCTAA
- the LOC123224046 gene encoding ubiquitin-like-conjugating enzyme ATG10 isoform X4 — MDISSWDGALSPSDFYVAAHNFIEKWRRFNPTYPPWSWVSCKKQSWIAPHEIEKYLSLENICLLSLSEEDHGDESQVGEDHNSCSQGEEPVDSATLVESCDHETHYYDFHIVYSASYRVPVLYFRSYFGDGQPLVLDEIEKDLPACSAKEHPYLNRPWYKLHPCGTGEWMKLLFLGTAAPDKQGVAVDQYLVSWFSVVGQCRCSKGCFRLGMLEMSKRGGYLS, encoded by the exons ATGGATATATCATCTTGGGATGGAGCCCTTTCGCCAAGTGATTTTTATGTTGCTGCTCacaatttcattgagaaatggAGAAGATTCAACCCGACTTATCCTCCATGGTCATGGGTTTCTTGCAAAAAACAATCTTGGATTGCTCCTCATGAG ATTGAGAAATATTTGTCCCTGGAGAATATTTGCCTTCTAAGTTTAAGTGAG GAAGATCATGGTGATGAAAGTCAAGTAGGGGAAGACCATAACAGTTGTTCTCAGGGAGAGGAGCCTGTTGATTCAGCCACGTTG GTTGAGAGTTGTGATCACGAAACTCATTACTACGACTTTCATATAGTTTACAGTGCTTCATATAGGGTTCCGGTGCTCTATTTTCGTTCTTATTTTGGTG ATGGACAACCTTTAGTATTggatgaaattgaaaaagatcTTCCTGCCTGTTCAGCAAAG GAGCATCCATACTTGAACAGGCCGTGGTACAAATTGCATCCATGTGGAACTGGCGAATGGATGAAGTTGCTTTTCCTTGGTACTGCTGCCCCAGATAAGCAGGGAGTGGCAGTCGATCAATATCTGGTCTCTTGGTTCTCAGTTGTTGGGCAG TGCAGATGCTCAAAAGGATGTTTCAGATTGGGCATGCTGGAAATGTCTAAACGCGGTGGCTATTTGTCCTAA
- the LOC123224046 gene encoding ubiquitin-like-conjugating enzyme ATG10 isoform X1: protein MDISSWDGALSPSDFYVAAHNFIEKWRRFNPTYPPWSWVSCKKQSWIAPHEIEKYLSLENICLLSLSEEDHGDESQVGEDHNSCSQGEEPVDSATLVESCDHETHYYDFHIVYSASYRVPVLYFRSYFGDGQPLVLDEIEKDLPACSAKVLLESKWTFITQEEHPYLNRPWYKLHPCGTGEWMKLLFLGTAAPDKQGVAVDQYLVSWFSVVGQCRCSKGCFRLGMLEMSKRGGYLS from the exons ATGGATATATCATCTTGGGATGGAGCCCTTTCGCCAAGTGATTTTTATGTTGCTGCTCacaatttcattgagaaatggAGAAGATTCAACCCGACTTATCCTCCATGGTCATGGGTTTCTTGCAAAAAACAATCTTGGATTGCTCCTCATGAG ATTGAGAAATATTTGTCCCTGGAGAATATTTGCCTTCTAAGTTTAAGTGAG GAAGATCATGGTGATGAAAGTCAAGTAGGGGAAGACCATAACAGTTGTTCTCAGGGAGAGGAGCCTGTTGATTCAGCCACGTTG GTTGAGAGTTGTGATCACGAAACTCATTACTACGACTTTCATATAGTTTACAGTGCTTCATATAGGGTTCCGGTGCTCTATTTTCGTTCTTATTTTGGTG ATGGACAACCTTTAGTATTggatgaaattgaaaaagatcTTCCTGCCTGTTCAGCAAAGGTTTTGTTGGAATCAAAATGGACATTCATAACTCAGGAG GAGCATCCATACTTGAACAGGCCGTGGTACAAATTGCATCCATGTGGAACTGGCGAATGGATGAAGTTGCTTTTCCTTGGTACTGCTGCCCCAGATAAGCAGGGAGTGGCAGTCGATCAATATCTGGTCTCTTGGTTCTCAGTTGTTGGGCAG TGCAGATGCTCAAAAGGATGTTTCAGATTGGGCATGCTGGAAATGTCTAAACGCGGTGGCTATTTGTCCTAA
- the LOC123224046 gene encoding ubiquitin-like-conjugating enzyme ATG10 isoform X3, with the protein MDISSWDGALSPSDFYVAAHNFIEKWRRFNPTYPPWSWVSCKKQSWIAPHEIEKYLSLENICLLSLSEEDHGDESQVGEDHNSCSQGEEPVDSATLVESCDHETHYYDFHIVYSASYRVPVLYFRSYFGDGQPLVLDEIEKDLPACSAKVLLESKWTFITQEEHPYLNRPWYKLHPCGTGEWMKLLFLGTAAPDKQGVAVDQYLVSWFSVVGQMLKRMFQIGHAGNV; encoded by the exons ATGGATATATCATCTTGGGATGGAGCCCTTTCGCCAAGTGATTTTTATGTTGCTGCTCacaatttcattgagaaatggAGAAGATTCAACCCGACTTATCCTCCATGGTCATGGGTTTCTTGCAAAAAACAATCTTGGATTGCTCCTCATGAG ATTGAGAAATATTTGTCCCTGGAGAATATTTGCCTTCTAAGTTTAAGTGAG GAAGATCATGGTGATGAAAGTCAAGTAGGGGAAGACCATAACAGTTGTTCTCAGGGAGAGGAGCCTGTTGATTCAGCCACGTTG GTTGAGAGTTGTGATCACGAAACTCATTACTACGACTTTCATATAGTTTACAGTGCTTCATATAGGGTTCCGGTGCTCTATTTTCGTTCTTATTTTGGTG ATGGACAACCTTTAGTATTggatgaaattgaaaaagatcTTCCTGCCTGTTCAGCAAAGGTTTTGTTGGAATCAAAATGGACATTCATAACTCAGGAG GAGCATCCATACTTGAACAGGCCGTGGTACAAATTGCATCCATGTGGAACTGGCGAATGGATGAAGTTGCTTTTCCTTGGTACTGCTGCCCCAGATAAGCAGGGAGTGGCAGTCGATCAATATCTGGTCTCTTGGTTCTCAGTTGTTGGGCAG ATGCTCAAAAGGATGTTTCAGATTGGGCATGCTGGAAATGTCTAA
- the LOC123224046 gene encoding ubiquitin-like-conjugating enzyme ATG10 isoform X2 yields MDISSWDGALSPSDFYVAAHNFIEKWRRFNPTYPPWSWVSCKKQSWIAPHEIEKYLSLENICLLSLSEEDHGDESQVGEDHNSCSQGEEPVDSATLVESCDHETHYYDFHIVYSASYRVPVLYFRSYFGDGQPLVLDEIEKDLPACSAKVLLESKWTFITQEEHPYLNRPWYKLHPCGTGEWMKLLFLGTAAPDKQGVAVDQYLVSWFSVVGQVVGLRIPFEMLNNRNQP; encoded by the exons ATGGATATATCATCTTGGGATGGAGCCCTTTCGCCAAGTGATTTTTATGTTGCTGCTCacaatttcattgagaaatggAGAAGATTCAACCCGACTTATCCTCCATGGTCATGGGTTTCTTGCAAAAAACAATCTTGGATTGCTCCTCATGAG ATTGAGAAATATTTGTCCCTGGAGAATATTTGCCTTCTAAGTTTAAGTGAG GAAGATCATGGTGATGAAAGTCAAGTAGGGGAAGACCATAACAGTTGTTCTCAGGGAGAGGAGCCTGTTGATTCAGCCACGTTG GTTGAGAGTTGTGATCACGAAACTCATTACTACGACTTTCATATAGTTTACAGTGCTTCATATAGGGTTCCGGTGCTCTATTTTCGTTCTTATTTTGGTG ATGGACAACCTTTAGTATTggatgaaattgaaaaagatcTTCCTGCCTGTTCAGCAAAGGTTTTGTTGGAATCAAAATGGACATTCATAACTCAGGAG GAGCATCCATACTTGAACAGGCCGTGGTACAAATTGCATCCATGTGGAACTGGCGAATGGATGAAGTTGCTTTTCCTTGGTACTGCTGCCCCAGATAAGCAGGGAGTGGCAGTCGATCAATATCTGGTCTCTTGGTTCTCAGTTGTTGGGCAGGTAGTTGGTCTTAGGATCCCCTTTGAAATGTTGAACAATAGAAATCAGCCGTAG